In Terriglobus sp. TAA 43, a single window of DNA contains:
- the secG gene encoding preprotein translocase subunit SecG, translated as MTFLVAALIVLHVLVCLFLIGVVLIQQGKSADLAGAFGGAGSQTAFGPRGAANLLTRLTTWSAVLFMLTSISLTVLMSRSNDRSVLSGIKTQQTTPKK; from the coding sequence ATGACATTCCTTGTAGCAGCTCTCATCGTTCTTCATGTGCTCGTTTGCCTATTCCTCATTGGCGTTGTCCTTATTCAGCAGGGCAAGAGCGCCGATCTGGCAGGGGCTTTCGGCGGAGCTGGATCACAGACAGCTTTCGGACCCCGCGGCGCAGCAAACTTGTTGACCCGTCTGACCACTTGGTCCGCTGTTCTGTTTATGCTCACGTCCATCAGCCTGACGGTTCTGATGTCGCGCTCCAACGATCGCTCGGTACTGTCCGGCATCAAGACGCAGCAGACGACACCGAAAAAGTAA
- a CDS encoding MBL fold metallo-hydrolase, translated as MQRETFPVAPLGCNCSILFDSATSDATVVDPGSDILRIVGFLAARNLKLRQIVVTHGHLDHIAGAKLLSEQTRAPVVFHPADIFQLSWMEQQAAWMGVPVPKTAPPDIEAVEGMKLQVGSETGEVLHTPGHTEGSISLYFPQSSLLLAGDTLFREGIGRTDLPGGDDKHIITSIREKLLLLPETTRVIAGHGSETTIAHEIQRNPFLR; from the coding sequence ATGCAGCGCGAAACCTTCCCCGTCGCACCACTTGGCTGCAACTGCTCCATCCTCTTCGACTCTGCGACGTCCGATGCTACAGTCGTTGATCCAGGCTCAGACATTCTTCGCATCGTCGGCTTCCTCGCCGCCCGCAATCTTAAACTCCGCCAGATCGTAGTCACGCACGGCCATCTGGATCACATCGCTGGGGCAAAGCTGTTATCAGAGCAAACCAGAGCTCCGGTCGTTTTCCATCCCGCGGACATCTTCCAGCTTTCGTGGATGGAGCAGCAGGCTGCGTGGATGGGCGTTCCTGTTCCCAAGACTGCACCGCCTGACATCGAAGCGGTGGAAGGCATGAAGCTACAGGTCGGTTCAGAGACTGGAGAAGTACTCCATACGCCGGGACACACAGAAGGTAGCATCTCACTGTACTTCCCGCAGAGCAGCTTGCTGCTGGCTGGAGATACTCTCTTCCGCGAAGGTATCGGCCGCACGGACTTACCCGGTGGAGACGACAAACATATCATCACGTCCATTCGCGAAAAGCTGCTGCTACTCCCTGAGACAACTCGCGTTATTGCGGGGCATGGTTCAGAAACCACGATTGCACACGAAATTCAACGCAACCCGTTTCTTCGTTAA
- a CDS encoding response regulator, which yields MDDHNHTTATETSTATAVENGPPVRVLLLDDDPANLLLRAAILRQNGYEVLSAGTIEEANAYLEQTDIAVLDYHLGHGKFGTAVAAKLRQRRPEVPIIILSATLERRFGGVEDMHLLKGHSSAEDLLSALRGLEAKRRGAPVVVNAREFYYSRIAMAIGVDVLVQILDPEGTWHYVNESAAAYLEKPREWFPGRNMFAEMSDILRDWRDVLHAVSTTRETYIDRTRRGLLTEPRLEEAAATWSVLAFPIMLHDGGSGVVLSARILERNNGLPVFVA from the coding sequence ATGGACGATCACAACCACACAACGGCAACTGAAACTTCGACAGCAACAGCCGTAGAAAACGGCCCGCCGGTTCGCGTTCTGCTTCTCGACGACGACCCCGCAAACCTGTTGCTGCGTGCCGCGATTCTTCGTCAGAACGGCTACGAAGTTCTCTCGGCGGGGACCATTGAGGAGGCGAATGCCTACCTTGAACAAACAGACATTGCCGTTCTGGACTATCACCTGGGACATGGGAAATTTGGCACGGCGGTCGCCGCAAAGCTTCGTCAACGACGCCCCGAAGTGCCGATTATCATCCTTTCCGCCACACTGGAACGTCGTTTCGGTGGAGTGGAAGACATGCATCTGTTGAAGGGACACAGTTCCGCAGAGGATTTGCTTTCGGCTCTTCGCGGCTTAGAGGCCAAACGTCGCGGTGCTCCTGTGGTGGTCAATGCGCGGGAGTTCTATTACAGCCGGATCGCCATGGCCATTGGCGTCGACGTTTTGGTGCAGATCCTTGATCCTGAAGGTACCTGGCATTACGTGAACGAAAGCGCTGCCGCGTACCTGGAGAAGCCGCGTGAATGGTTTCCGGGGCGCAACATGTTTGCGGAGATGAGCGACATCCTGCGTGACTGGCGTGATGTCTTGCACGCAGTCTCCACCACGCGCGAAACGTATATCGACCGAACACGCCGTGGCTTGCTGACAGAACCCCGCCTGGAAGAAGCGGCGGCCACGTGGTCGGTATTGGCATTTCCCATCATGTTGCACGACGGTGGCAGCGGTGTGGTGCTGAGCGCGCGCATTCTGGAGCGCAACAACGGCCTGCCTGTCTTCGTTGCGTAA
- the tmk gene encoding dTMP kinase, giving the protein MNHSLSPQRGVFITFEGPDGSGKTTQIRRATEWLQGRGIDPVLLRQPGGTPLGEKIRSILLDSRAQDPVSPLTELALMFADRAQSIHEIILPALREGRVILCDRYTDSSEAYQGAGRGLGSERVLAVHRAICDDLQPDLTVLLLPDVEKALERARRRNQRHVQQTGTDENRFEAEGEAFYRRVHTAYRDIAKREPQRVALIGPGTGDDGIEAIASRIREIITTRLEQHLHAASGV; this is encoded by the coding sequence GTGAACCATTCCCTTTCGCCACAGCGTGGCGTTTTCATCACCTTTGAAGGTCCGGACGGCTCCGGCAAGACCACTCAGATTCGCCGCGCCACGGAGTGGTTACAGGGCCGAGGCATCGATCCTGTGCTGTTACGACAACCCGGCGGCACACCGCTGGGAGAAAAGATCCGTAGCATCCTTCTGGATTCGCGCGCGCAAGACCCGGTATCTCCGTTGACTGAACTTGCACTGATGTTTGCAGACCGCGCACAGTCGATTCACGAAATCATCCTGCCTGCCCTGCGCGAAGGTCGGGTCATTCTTTGTGATCGTTACACCGATTCCAGCGAGGCGTATCAGGGCGCAGGGCGCGGCCTTGGCTCGGAGCGTGTTCTCGCTGTGCATCGCGCGATCTGTGACGATCTGCAGCCAGACCTGACCGTTCTTCTGCTACCCGACGTAGAAAAGGCGCTGGAGCGTGCTCGGCGTCGCAACCAACGACACGTTCAGCAAACCGGAACAGATGAAAACCGGTTCGAAGCTGAAGGCGAAGCCTTCTATCGTCGCGTCCACACTGCCTATCGAGACATTGCTAAGCGTGAACCGCAGCGCGTCGCGCTCATTGGTCCGGGCACGGGAGATGATGGGATCGAAGCCATCGCCTCAAGGATTCGCGAGATCATAACAACACGTCTCGAACAGCATCTACACGCCGCTTCCGGCGTCTAA
- a CDS encoding YdcF family protein, whose product MRRLSLWLLGIVVCAALLYVLVPVVSYETIPNHNTNAAHFDTLIVLGHPAQADGSPDPEMRERVEEAVREYRAGVAPNIIMSGGPAHNHFVEAQVMADLAEREGVPANAVIAEDKAQDTIQNIWYSRAIMQQKGWTSAEVISSAYHLPRTSLILQRYSGPLAFSWQTHASLWPPEYSWQKRIQYRWHEALGTVKLRLHGFGSRKYLPQA is encoded by the coding sequence ATGCGCCGCCTTTCTCTCTGGCTTCTGGGTATTGTGGTTTGTGCCGCTCTTTTGTATGTTCTTGTTCCAGTCGTTTCTTACGAGACGATTCCCAATCACAATACGAACGCTGCCCACTTTGACACGTTGATCGTTCTGGGGCACCCTGCGCAGGCAGATGGCTCTCCTGATCCGGAGATGCGGGAACGCGTGGAAGAAGCCGTTCGAGAGTACCGCGCTGGCGTAGCCCCCAACATCATCATGAGTGGTGGTCCTGCGCACAATCACTTCGTCGAAGCGCAGGTCATGGCAGACCTGGCAGAACGCGAAGGCGTGCCTGCGAACGCTGTAATTGCCGAGGACAAAGCCCAGGACACGATCCAAAACATCTGGTATAGCCGCGCAATCATGCAGCAGAAGGGCTGGACCTCCGCAGAGGTAATTAGCTCTGCCTACCATCTACCGCGTACATCACTTATCCTGCAGCGTTATAGCGGGCCACTTGCCTTTTCCTGGCAGACGCACGCGTCGCTCTGGCCACCTGAGTATTCCTGGCAAAAGCGCATCCAGTACCGCTGGCATGAAGCTCTCGGGACGGTAAAGCTTCGTCTTCACGGCTTCGGATCGCGGAAGTATCTGCCGCAGGCATGA
- a CDS encoding cytochrome P450, whose protein sequence is MADGIDFENSYVFRPAHTLKTKAGEWRIPPGLRKTLPFYLHKPWARLGKPILLFEYMAQHCGPISHYMLFGNHVVFLNDPAAIREVLVNQANKFVRERTITRLKILLGEGLLTSDDPIHKRSRRIVAPAFHRQRIHDYADEMVRSTQHWRSRWHDGDVVDMNAEMMTLSLDIVARTLFATEVDDDIRQINEHSNRIMAIYNFLVGFPNAEAFLKYRIPVPGLRSFAKSRAKLDEVINRIIRERKAANAADPEHTDRHDLLSMLLASRDEDGSELSDEQLRDEVLTIFLAGYETTANALSWTWYLLSTHPEHQETMYAELREVLGDRTATLEDYASLKYTQMVFAEAMRLYPPAWAMGRKSTEPIEVGPYYLPPGTHFFLSQYVLQRDARFYPEPLKFDPLRHTEEEKAKRDKFEYFPFGGGPRQCIGEGFAWLEGVLLLAGIAQKWRMTWIEGQPVAVEEKITLRPKYPLRMTLHAR, encoded by the coding sequence ATGGCCGATGGCATCGACTTTGAGAACAGTTACGTCTTTCGTCCGGCGCATACGCTAAAGACGAAGGCCGGTGAATGGCGTATCCCTCCCGGCCTTCGCAAGACACTGCCTTTCTATCTTCATAAGCCATGGGCTCGGCTGGGCAAGCCCATTTTGCTATTCGAATACATGGCGCAACACTGCGGTCCCATCTCGCATTACATGCTGTTCGGCAATCACGTCGTTTTCCTGAATGACCCCGCTGCGATTCGCGAAGTGCTGGTGAATCAGGCAAACAAGTTTGTACGCGAACGCACCATCACACGCCTGAAGATATTGCTCGGAGAGGGGCTGCTCACGAGCGATGACCCCATTCACAAGCGGTCGCGGCGTATCGTTGCGCCGGCATTTCATCGCCAACGCATTCATGACTACGCTGACGAGATGGTTCGTTCCACCCAGCACTGGCGCAGTCGCTGGCATGACGGCGATGTTGTGGATATGAACGCGGAGATGATGACGCTGTCGCTCGATATCGTGGCGCGCACTCTCTTTGCAACCGAAGTTGACGATGACATTCGCCAGATCAATGAACACTCAAACCGCATTATGGCGATCTATAACTTCCTTGTCGGTTTCCCAAACGCGGAAGCTTTTCTGAAATACCGAATACCTGTCCCGGGTTTGCGCAGTTTTGCAAAGTCACGCGCGAAGCTGGATGAGGTGATAAATCGCATCATCCGCGAACGCAAGGCAGCAAACGCGGCCGATCCCGAACACACCGACCGGCACGACCTGTTAAGCATGCTCCTGGCGTCACGCGATGAGGATGGTTCGGAACTCAGCGACGAGCAGCTTCGCGATGAGGTGTTGACCATCTTCCTTGCCGGCTACGAAACCACGGCAAATGCGTTGTCGTGGACGTGGTACCTGCTATCGACACATCCTGAACATCAGGAAACGATGTATGCAGAACTTCGCGAAGTCCTGGGAGATCGCACCGCAACACTTGAAGACTATGCAAGCCTGAAATACACACAGATGGTCTTCGCAGAGGCCATGCGCCTCTATCCTCCGGCGTGGGCGATGGGACGCAAATCGACTGAGCCCATCGAGGTTGGCCCGTATTATTTGCCGCCTGGCACGCACTTCTTTCTCTCGCAGTATGTTCTGCAGCGCGACGCGCGATTCTATCCGGAACCATTGAAGTTTGATCCTCTGAGACACACGGAAGAAGAGAAAGCAAAACGCGATAAGTTCGAATACTTCCCTTTCGGTGGCGGTCCGCGGCAATGTATTGGAGAGGGGTTTGCGTGGCTGGAAGGCGTGCTCCTGCTGGCCGGCATCGCGCAAAAGTGGCGGATGACATGGATTGAAGGTCAACCTGTGGCCGTGGAAGAGAAAATCACGCTTCGCCCCAAGTACCCACTCCGCATGACGCTGCACGCTCGCTAG
- a CDS encoding HAD family hydrolase, giving the protein MNSFDPSAPTPSLSPQVLMIDADDTLWENNIYFERAIEQFIRIVDHAELNDAEVRSAFDALEASRVHTHGYGTRAFHHSLLVSYEHLTGSSCTHEIAAQLEYCAESIRSANLTLLDGVKETLPRLSERHTVILVTKGDQDEQHGKLLRSGLADHFHHVEVLHEKHTEAYEILLQRYDCDPAHSWMIGNSPRSDTNPALAAGMHAVYLPHPSTWVLEREPISSPKAGRRLLQLANFRELLHHFG; this is encoded by the coding sequence ATGAACTCTTTCGATCCCTCAGCTCCCACTCCCTCACTATCGCCGCAGGTCCTCATGATCGATGCGGACGACACATTGTGGGAGAACAATATCTACTTCGAACGCGCCATCGAACAGTTCATCCGTATCGTGGATCACGCAGAGTTGAACGATGCAGAAGTACGTTCAGCCTTCGATGCGCTGGAAGCCTCTCGTGTTCACACGCATGGTTATGGCACGCGCGCATTCCACCACTCACTGCTGGTCAGCTACGAACATCTCACGGGCTCGTCCTGCACCCACGAGATTGCAGCCCAGCTTGAATACTGCGCAGAGAGCATCCGCTCCGCAAATCTCACCTTGCTGGACGGCGTAAAGGAAACACTACCCCGTCTCTCCGAAAGACACACTGTCATCCTGGTCACAAAAGGTGACCAGGATGAGCAGCACGGGAAGTTACTGCGCTCAGGATTGGCCGATCACTTTCATCACGTAGAAGTGCTGCACGAAAAGCACACCGAAGCTTATGAAATTCTGCTGCAACGCTACGATTGCGACCCGGCCCATTCCTGGATGATTGGTAACAGTCCACGCAGCGATACCAACCCCGCCCTTGCTGCCGGTATGCACGCCGTTTACCTTCCCCATCCCAGCACCTGGGTGCTGGAACGCGAACCCATCAGCAGCCCAAAGGCAGGACGACGCCTGCTGCAACTAGCGAACTTTCGTGAGCTTTTGCACCATTTTGGGTGA
- the lpxD gene encoding UDP-3-O-(3-hydroxymyristoyl)glucosamine N-acyltransferase: MKLAEIAQRLGAELVGGDGDIEITGVAGIEHAGASEITFIANPKYSAQAKTTKAAAILVEPDFPALDGTPTLRIKNCYRAFAQTITYFYHPPKYAPGVHATAVVDPSAKVGADAHIGAYVVIGPNVTIGSSAVVLPHTVIYAGATIGDRFFAHAHAVVREFCRLGDDVVLQNGAVIGADGFGYARETAGGWTKIVQSGAAVLGDRVEVQANACVDRASIGETRIGDGSKIDNLVQVGHGSTVGQDTLLCAQVGLAGSTEVGSRVILAGQVGVAGHCKVGDGAVATAQSGIPSDVAANSVVSGYPAMDNKLWLRSVAAFARLPEMVRELRSLRKQHSE; the protein is encoded by the coding sequence ATGAAGCTAGCGGAAATTGCGCAACGGTTGGGCGCCGAATTGGTGGGCGGCGATGGTGATATTGAGATCACAGGAGTCGCCGGTATTGAACATGCCGGTGCCTCGGAAATTACCTTCATTGCCAATCCGAAGTACTCCGCCCAGGCAAAGACCACCAAGGCGGCCGCCATTCTCGTCGAGCCGGACTTCCCCGCTTTGGATGGAACCCCGACGCTTCGTATCAAAAACTGTTACCGGGCCTTCGCCCAAACCATCACCTACTTCTATCACCCGCCAAAGTACGCACCCGGTGTCCATGCCACGGCGGTCGTTGATCCCTCTGCGAAGGTCGGTGCAGACGCTCATATTGGTGCTTATGTCGTGATTGGCCCGAATGTGACGATCGGCTCGAGTGCTGTCGTTCTTCCCCATACTGTGATTTACGCCGGAGCTACCATTGGCGATCGATTTTTTGCCCATGCACACGCGGTTGTCCGCGAATTCTGCCGCCTGGGCGACGATGTCGTTCTGCAAAATGGCGCGGTCATCGGCGCGGATGGATTTGGCTATGCCCGCGAAACTGCCGGTGGCTGGACCAAGATTGTGCAGTCTGGCGCGGCTGTTTTAGGCGATCGCGTCGAGGTGCAGGCAAATGCGTGCGTTGACCGCGCCAGCATTGGCGAAACGCGGATTGGTGACGGCAGCAAAATCGACAACCTGGTCCAGGTGGGCCACGGTTCGACCGTCGGGCAGGACACCTTACTCTGCGCCCAGGTGGGCCTTGCGGGATCGACGGAGGTAGGCAGCCGAGTCATCCTCGCCGGGCAAGTAGGCGTTGCCGGGCACTGCAAGGTGGGCGATGGAGCAGTCGCCACGGCGCAAAGCGGCATTCCAAGCGACGTGGCCGCAAACAGCGTTGTGAGCGGCTACCCGGCCATGGACAACAAGCTGTGGTTACGCTCGGTCGCGGCATTTGCCCGACTCCCCGAAATGGTGCGTGAGTTGCGTTCCCTGCGCAAGCAACATTCAGAGTAA
- a CDS encoding CCA tRNA nucleotidyltransferase — protein MADYIYLLENRLSHAQQKAIGALRTIARESDATIFLTGGAVRDLTAGASVRDIDLTIQGDLSRIRKGLGAAGFEIVGENAPAHQLFLTYSGGVRLELSSANTVSWPKPGKPKYEPGSLIDDLRSRDFTANAMAISLNEGSYGLLMDPLNGVADIENRELRLVSNYGFIEEPSRLIRAVRLMSRLGWQLEEKTRQRYETAKEEGYISALSAWNKGYELEELFHEEDPVRVLRALEAEGWMQYLFPAWQSAKANIAALTDLYTRQGELQIQGVLGHIAAIAFPLVTGKMSAGEVSSLKHLLARQGFVREIESLDARVKDFATKLTAKEAAAPSAAWKLLHASEPDLVLATYFGSKSAPVQARLKTFLTESPTARQRIPYQLLTEMRITPDLPGYNELLDKLFFELMDGRLATPEEMKAFLEPYSPPAPPPPPNLRRARARKEPKGRGKKKVVEVDADFEGTLTVAAEEELAGLETGLTEEGDLTGPDRGPEPTKEEPIEKVAPLPAKGAKEKKAAKVIAEKKAPAPAPAKTVPAAKPVAIVKPVVPAKKAAPVKAVAPVKAAAPAKKVAAKPVAPAKKASAAPVKKTVAAKPVKKVAAKPVKKAAPAKKAPTKPVKKAVAAKPVKAVAKKVVVAKKAPAKVVKKAAPAKAAKAPAKKALPAKKVAAKPAKKAPAKKSHR, from the coding sequence ATGGCTGATTATATCTATCTGCTGGAAAACCGCCTTTCGCATGCGCAGCAGAAGGCCATCGGTGCACTCCGCACGATTGCCCGCGAGAGCGATGCCACTATTTTCCTCACGGGCGGAGCTGTCCGCGATCTAACCGCGGGCGCCTCTGTCCGGGATATCGACCTGACCATTCAGGGCGATTTGTCTCGCATTCGAAAAGGCTTAGGGGCCGCTGGGTTCGAGATCGTGGGCGAGAACGCGCCCGCACACCAGCTTTTTCTGACCTATTCAGGCGGAGTCCGGCTGGAACTGAGTTCAGCCAACACCGTTTCCTGGCCTAAGCCAGGCAAGCCGAAATACGAGCCGGGAAGCCTTATCGACGACCTCCGCAGCCGCGACTTTACCGCGAATGCGATGGCGATTTCGTTGAACGAGGGATCCTACGGCCTGTTGATGGACCCGCTGAATGGCGTGGCGGACATTGAAAACCGGGAGCTACGTCTTGTCAGCAACTACGGCTTCATCGAGGAGCCTTCGCGGTTGATCCGTGCGGTTCGATTGATGTCGCGGCTGGGTTGGCAGTTGGAAGAGAAGACCCGCCAGCGCTACGAGACCGCCAAGGAAGAGGGCTACATTTCCGCTCTGAGCGCCTGGAACAAAGGCTACGAGCTGGAAGAACTCTTCCATGAAGAAGACCCTGTACGCGTGCTTCGCGCTCTGGAAGCCGAAGGGTGGATGCAGTACCTCTTCCCGGCGTGGCAGTCGGCAAAGGCAAACATTGCGGCCCTCACAGATCTCTATACCCGTCAGGGCGAGTTGCAGATTCAGGGCGTTCTTGGTCATATTGCTGCCATTGCCTTCCCTCTGGTAACCGGCAAAATGTCTGCTGGTGAAGTCTCTTCCTTGAAGCACTTGCTCGCTCGGCAGGGATTCGTACGCGAAATTGAGTCGCTGGACGCACGCGTGAAGGATTTTGCTACGAAACTCACGGCGAAAGAAGCCGCTGCACCGTCCGCTGCCTGGAAGTTGCTGCATGCGAGCGAGCCAGACCTGGTTCTGGCCACGTACTTTGGCAGCAAGAGCGCGCCAGTGCAGGCTCGCCTGAAGACGTTCCTTACCGAGTCGCCGACCGCTCGCCAGCGCATTCCGTACCAGTTGCTAACGGAGATGCGAATTACTCCGGATCTTCCGGGATACAACGAACTGCTGGATAAGCTTTTCTTCGAGCTGATGGATGGGCGGCTTGCTACTCCGGAAGAGATGAAGGCGTTCCTGGAACCGTATTCGCCGCCAGCACCTCCTCCGCCACCGAACCTTCGTCGTGCACGTGCACGCAAAGAGCCCAAGGGCCGCGGAAAGAAGAAGGTAGTCGAAGTCGATGCGGACTTTGAAGGCACTCTGACCGTTGCCGCGGAAGAAGAGCTGGCTGGCTTGGAGACAGGGTTGACCGAAGAGGGCGACCTCACTGGTCCGGACCGTGGCCCTGAGCCAACCAAAGAAGAGCCGATTGAAAAGGTGGCTCCACTTCCGGCAAAGGGTGCAAAAGAGAAGAAGGCGGCAAAGGTCATTGCGGAAAAGAAAGCTCCCGCACCGGCACCTGCGAAGACGGTTCCCGCAGCGAAACCTGTAGCAATCGTGAAGCCTGTTGTTCCCGCGAAGAAGGCGGCACCGGTGAAGGCCGTTGCGCCGGTAAAAGCCGCTGCCCCCGCGAAGAAGGTAGCCGCCAAGCCGGTCGCTCCTGCGAAGAAAGCATCGGCAGCGCCCGTGAAGAAGACGGTCGCGGCAAAGCCGGTCAAGAAAGTCGCGGCTAAGCCCGTAAAGAAGGCTGCACCGGCGAAGAAAGCTCCCACCAAACCTGTCAAGAAGGCGGTAGCAGCGAAGCCGGTCAAAGCTGTTGCAAAGAAAGTCGTCGTAGCCAAGAAGGCCCCTGCCAAAGTGGTCAAGAAAGCGGCACCGGCTAAGGCTGCAAAGGCACCTGCGAAAAAGGCACTTCCCGCAAAGAAGGTGGCTGCTAAACCAGCAAAGAAGGCTCCTGCGAAGAAGTCGCACCGGTAA